A section of the Osmia lignaria lignaria isolate PbOS001 chromosome 16, iyOsmLign1, whole genome shotgun sequence genome encodes:
- the Snx6 gene encoding sorting nexin 6 isoform X3 — protein MFQDGICDTADILNNVPSKKTIHADNVDLSDKSLQVDISDALSEKDKVKFTVHTKTTLPEFQKPDNLVVRQHEEFVWLHDRFEENEEYAGYIIPPCPPRPDFDASREKLQKLGEGEGNMTREEFNKMKQELEAEYLATFKKTVAMHEMFLTRLAHHPVFRNDHNLRVFLEYDQDLCVRGKNKMEMFGGLVKSFSTTTDEYYLSATVKDVNDFFDQEMSFLQTYHHNLKEATARADRQTGKHKDVADSYIKISTNLLQLATTDTGKLERFLTKIAETFEKLRKVEGRVASDEDLKLSDTLRYYMRDTAAAKRLLFRRLKALHAYESANRALEKARAKNKDVHAAVEVAEVCFFPICMLAALQ, from the exons AAATAATGTTCCTTCTAAAAAG ACAATTCATGCTGACAATGTAGACCTCTCTGATAAGTCATTACAAGTGGATATTTCAGATGCTCTTAGTGAAAAGGATAAAGTAAAATTCACAGTACATACAAAAACCACACTACCAGAATTTCAAAAACCAGATAACTTAGTTGTAAGGCAACATGAAGAATTTGTATGGTTACATGatagatttgaagaaaatgagGAATATGCTGGTTACATT atTCCTCCTTGTCCACCAAGACCAGATTTTGATGCATCCCGTGAGAAATTACAGAAACTTGGAGAGGGTGAGGGTAACATGACTCGTGAAGAATTTAATAAGATGAAACAAGAATTGGAAGC TGAGTATTTGGCTACATTTAAGAAAACTGTTGCTATGCATGAAATGTTTTTAACTAGATTAGCACATCATCCAGTTTTTCGAAATGATCATAATTTAAGAGTATTTTTAGAGTATGATCAAGATCTTTGTGTGAGAG gaaaaaataaaatggaaatgtTTGGTGGCTTAGTCAAATCTTTCTCTACTACCACTGATGAATACTACTTGTCAGCAACTGTTAAAGATGTGAATGATTTCTTTGATCAGGAAATGTCGTTTTTGCAAACTTATCATCATAATTTAAAAGAAGCAACAGCTCGGGCAGATCGGCAAACCGGCAAACATAAAGATGTAGCAGATTCGTACATAAAAATCTCTACGAATCTTTTACAACTAGCTACAACCGATACCGGTAAATTAGAaagatttttaacaaaaattgccgaaacatttgaaaaattaagg AAAGTTGAAGGTCGGGTAGCATCTGATGAAGATTTAAAATTGTCAGACACTCTTCGTTACTATATGAGGGATACAGCTGCAGCTAAACGGCTTTTGTTTAGAAGGTTGAAAGCTTTACACGCATATGAATCAGCAAATCGTGCTCTTGAAAAAGCTCGTGCCAAAAATAAAGATGTTCATGCT